The genomic window CCGTAGTCGCCGGAGAAGACAAAGTCGAAGGCCGAGAATATGCTGGAGCCGTCCAGCGACGCGTTCACCCCAAAGCCTTGCACCCTGCCGATGAGCCGCGACGCGGGGTCCGGGCCTTCACGCAGCACGTTGTCGAAGACGTTCACGTCCCCGAACGCCGGCGCGCCCCTGCAGCGACGacagccacagccacagccacacGCGCGCATGCAGCTTTAATTTAGTGTACACATCATGATCATGCGTGGTTAGTAATGTCAACGATATATATGAGACGTACTTGTGCAGGCTGACGACTTTGACGACGGTGGCGTTGGGCGCGCCGGCGACGACCTCGTGGAAGTAGAAGTGGAGGTGGTTCAGCTTCTCATCCGCGCCGGCGGACGCGGCGCTGAAGCAGGACAGTAGCAGCATGAGAACAAGGGAAGAGCACCGAGCAGCGCCCATGGCTGATTTTTTCTTTCTACGCGTGCCCTCTTTCTGTATGATGACACCGTGTGTTCGGAGAAAGGAGAAAGGGCACCGTGTGTTCGGGGGAGAGGGAGGAAGGGAAGAGATTTAAAGGGGCCTTTGGCTCATTACGTGGAAACAATTGTCAAAAACATATTTATTGATAGTTTTGTAATAGTTTGGTTTGGATTGCGAAGACTATCACGGTTTGGTGGCTCCAGCTTCTCTAGACTCTCGTTTTTTAGATGGCTGTTTGGCAGGGGCTCTCTGCAAGAAAGAGAAAAGATAGATGGATCTGATATATGGACGGTAATtgaaccgtctaatttataaaagcacaagtacaatagcaatcatcaAAGCGATTAAACCGTCATACGTgagtccatataaacccggtagtccgatgaaatcacgaaggatctcaaacaaaccaacatacaaaccaagatcgtatatgattcaacacaaccagtcacatgttacatcacagttcataaATAGTTCataagtatctcacatacatcggagttcacacagttattacaaaccaagtttaaatagcggaagcaaagtagcttgacatcaacatcacacttagttcaaatacatgccagtaccacggTCATTCCCAGCAAAAAATAGAATAGAGGagataacttaggagtaccatgccccatggtttagtcctcatccacggcaggatgAAGGCAattcttacagtacccatgatacatcatgtcatctgcaacaagagggaataaaccctgagtacgagaatgtacttagctagacttacccgtcataaatcagaaataatacgacaccaaggagtatgcaaggctttatcggtggagttaacttgacaacattttgcataaaaagcttaagtaacataacttggagatttaatatctctaGCATCAATTCGAATACCTATCccattaagcatctctagattagcacatgtactagagcaatcacttgattaagctaacaaacattagtaaccatatctggtgtaataatttgagcatcatcataaccatcaagttccatcaattaatgctacgttgccgctgttcagtcaagttctcactatccgggagagacagcgactcgAAACGATTccaacccagctggggaattattcctaacgcAAACCTATACTTCCCCCGTCGgggtcgcatcgggtcacctttggtacaactcaggaaccaacttcgcgggtccaatcagcgccgcaccctcagagattctaccagtcTGCCGGAAAGTTCAGGCCaggcctgcccttggactcacgccactagctctctgcacatccttactgcctccagtgtgCACACTTTTACTTAGCGGGGCCcgacctgaattgagctactcggtttCGCGGTCGAAATaacttatccagccaactaagtgctagacatgcgttcaatatgacatgaggacgtacagcgaatcggtccttaaccaacacagacggaGATAATTAGGCACCAAAACCTTCATATCTtggtgcttctctatcacaatctcgCCCGGTCTCCTTATTCCTCAACATATGGTTATTTTTACGATAGAAGTTATAGTCAACCGTGATccgatatctacctatatcttgtaggtgataggaaatcacccgacttctatcagactaagcaaggctaagcatatatttggtcctggacctacaaaggattcaagatatatttgtttgGACAAGAATAATATATGCAAAAACTgctttcaatcaactcctataacataatgcatccaacataaaggatgcaagtgatatttgtaaaaatataggaggcttataatacTCCGGGGCTTCCCTTTCAAGaacgaggaaggttggtggtcaagacacttaggaagatcttccatgttgactcctccttccgcttgaacctcctgctcctgggccgcCTGTTGCTCCTCCTAATGTTCGGGTTTGAACTTGAGTAGAGCCACTCCTTCTGGGAAACCTATTGTATGCacatgcacaaatgagtatcatgaatgcataagagatgagatgatatgataaattgtatatgcatgagcatagttatccgcaagatgtatgataagtttaacatttgttgaccaagtagatgtataactttcttctagttgatctttactgagtaggttcatatctcttctatagtacaagaaacatataCTCACAAAGTTCTAGCAACCGAatttaaagttgttcatcatcagtaagaggcttaaAACCTGCAGCTAAAAACtaatcttaattagcctaagcatctacacaagcatcacataagacaaacaattacaattgacttagtcatttcctgctgtaaacagcagctacttattttgacCATATCTGGAGTTCtgctcaaccaaatactatgatcttggactatctagaaatcttataaaatttcctataactttattatagtcatctcaagatgattcaatggaTATTAAGGTCAAATAAAGCAAtttcccagatctatccagaaACTTCAGAGAACAAGtatttctggagaccaacttccaacagctataactctcaaaccatttgttctattgttatgaaaatttgactcaagcaagataagtaagttatctataactttgttattgataagattcacaacaaacatcattttacccataTAATTTACTTAACTACAGAAACTATCCAAacagtcactaaaattgaattatagagcaattaatatttcaagacatacaagcaatcaaatttgggcaaaccaatggtaccaacagttcataggaatcatacacactctagaaaacatgatggtcaagcccaaataaattatttaaatgccattactaatttatttggacactaaggtgaaatagggaaaatatatcaaaagtgcacaataaattctgagaaaattatagtagcctacatatTTCTCCAAAAGTCTACTAACAAATTTTATGCcaattggataagtatagccatctctacaaaaatgacaaattgcataggcttattttagcaaaaatagtttagcctagttaaaaatgtcaaacaacagatttcatattttttttacattcatCCTAGCACCATATCACTGTGTAAAAAATTGCATGATCATTAATTATACATTTTTACTCCATTTATttttactagaaactagcaattatttaagattaaacaggaagaccatattccaagtatgcttactataggtttagtatttttcttagctagagcatgtcaacacaagagcagcaaaattagaatcataattttatcactttcctagctcaagttatgcattttacaagattgaaaataatttaaaagcacttatctagctcaatttaattctcctagaaaaacatcccaaacagtaggtttcatatttttatcaaatagtacacttcatgatgaatccaacaaaatttggttcacacaatttggacactcctaactttagatatgaatttttgaagcatgtattcaaatctatgaaaacaaataagaaaatcaaagAATCACtcagactgacagatggggcccgcggtcaacgggacccacttgtcagtgaaaCCGAAATAGAGGACGGCGTTTGATCGGTGATAGcttgccgacggcgaggtctctgGCGATGAGGTTACCTCCGTCGTATTCCTCTCAACGTCCCGCATCGAATGAGGTAGGTCGTCGGACCTCTAACGGCGGTTGCCTACGGCGACGACGCTAATGGTGGCTCAGCAGAGGCACGCAGCGGTGCTCTGGCCATCCTCAGCCATGGCATGCTCGGGTGAGCACGGCTATAGCTTAGTGGTGGCCTAGcagagctctagggttaggtctaggtcaCGGTGGAGCGGCGATGTGCTCCGGCCACGTGCATGGCA from Miscanthus floridulus cultivar M001 chromosome 11, ASM1932011v1, whole genome shotgun sequence includes these protein-coding regions:
- the LOC136494483 gene encoding dirigent protein 1-like translates to MGAARCSSLVLMLLLSCFSAASAGADEKLNHLHFYFHEVVAGAPNATVVKVVSLHKGAPAFGDVNVFDNVLREGPDPASRLIGRVQGFGVNASLDGSSIFSAFDFVFSGDYGEYSGSTLTAQGQYDPTGGPSERSIVGGTGKLRFARGYLKSRLVSSTNTTIVVVFDMYFTLAQ